The stretch of DNA AATTGGATACGCTCATTTGCATATTGAACTGCATTTGAAATCACACGACGTTGTGCATCTAAACAAGCTGCTCCTAATTTAATACGACCAACATTCAATACATTCAAAGCAATTTTAAATCCTTCTCCACGCTCACCTAGCATATTTTCAACTGGTACTTTAGTATTATTAAAAAATACTTGACGTGTTGAAGAAGCACGAATTCCTAACTTATGTTCTTCCTCTCCCATTGTAATTCCATTACTCGCTTCATTTTCCACAATAAAACCTGTAATGTTTTTATCATCTTCAATACGAGCAAAAACGATTAATACATCGGCAAAACCGGCATTTGAAATCCACATTTTTTGACCTGTGATTTCATAATATTTACCATCATCTGATAAAACAGCTTTTGTTTTTCCTGAATTCGCATCAGATCCAGCATCAGGTTCTGTTAAACAATAAGAACAAAAATGTTCTCCCATTACAATCTTAGGTAAATATTTTTGTTTTTGTTCTTCATTTCCATAATAAGCAATTGGTAAAGTACCTATTCCTGTATGTGCACCAAATGCAGTAGCTATTGAACCTGTTGCTCCAGAAATATAATCACATACCAACAAAGTAGATGTAAAACCCATTTCTAAACCACCAAATTTTTCAGGAATAGAAACTCCTAAGAAACCTAGTTCACCTATTTTACGCATTACTTCTTCTGTAAAATCGTAATCTTTTTTCTCAAATCGTTCTTTATGTGGCCAAATTTCTCTATCAACGAATTCAATTGCTGAATCACGCATCATTTTTTGTTCTTCTGAAAAATCTTCTGGTGTAAAGATTTTCTCTACTTGTTTTATTAAAAACTCTCCTCCTTTGGTTCTCATATTTATTTTTTTTAGATGGTTGAAAAAAGAGTAAAGAAAAAAGATTTAACCTTTACCTTTTTTCTTTTCATCTTTTTTATTGTTTGTTGTTTAATCAATTAATTCAAAAATAGAAGCAGCTCCTTGCCCTGTTCCTACACACATGGTTACCATACCATATTTATCTCCACGTTGTCTCATCTCATCCAATAATTGTACAGTCAATTTTGTTCCTGTACAACCTAATGGGTGTCCTAGCGCAATGGCTCCTCCATTCACATTCACTTTTGATTCATCTAAGCCTAATTCACGTATTACAGCTAACGATTGTGATGCAAAAGCTTCATTCAATTCTATTAAATCGATATCCTTTAGTTCTAAACCTGCTTGTTTTAATGCTTTAGGAACTGCATAAATTGGTCCCATCCCCATTATTTTAGGCTCTAAACCTGCTGCAGCATAAGCTAATAATTTAGCTTCTGGTTTTAAATTATGTTCTTTAACAAATTCTTCAGAACAAACTAAAACAAAAGCTGCTCCATCTGACATTTGTGATGAATTGGCTGCTGTAACAGAACCTCCTGCGGCAAAAACAGGTCTCAATTTTGCTAAGGTTTCCATAGATGATCCTGCACGAGGTCCTTCGTCAGTATCAAATACTTTCGTTTCCGTTACTTTCTTACCTCCTTTCAGATACGTTCTTTCTACTTCAATCGGAGCTATTTGATTTTTAAAACGTCCTGTTTCTAATGCTTTTAATGCTTTTTCATGTGATTTTAAAGCAAATGCATCTTGATCTTCTCTCGAAACATTAAAACGTTTTGCTACTTCTTCGGCTGTTAACCCCATTCCAAAATAATAATCAGAATGTGATTTGGCAACCGTATAATCTAATGCGGGTTTATTTCCTGTCATGGGAACAGAAGACATACTTTCTACACCTCCTGCTAAAACACAGTCAGCCATTCCAGATACTACTTTTGAAGCTGCAATTGCAATAGCTTCTGAACCTGAGGCACAAAAACGATTTACAGTTACACCGGGTACTGTATCTATTTCTAATCCCATTAAAGAAATTAAACGGGCAATATTTAAACCTTGTTCTGCTTCTGGCATCGCATTTCCTACGACAACATCTTCTATTTTAGATTTGTCAAAACCTTCTGGCAGCTCACTGATTAATTTTTTAATTACATCAGCAGCTAAATCGTTCGGGTGTACAAATCGTAAAGATCCTTTTGGAGCTTTAGCTACTGCTGAACGATATCCTTTTACTATATATGCTGTTTTCACTTTATTTAATTTTTAATTTTTAAAAAATTAGATTTTCACCTTCTAATTTTCATCCTTTTAGTTACGTAATGGTTTTCCTTTCGTTAACATATGCTGAATTCGTTCTAATGTTTTCTTTTCAGCACATAACTCTACAAAAGCCTGTCTTTCTAAATCTAATAAATACTGCTCTGAAACAACAGTTGCTTCTGATAAATCACCTCCTGACATTACATTTCCTAACTTCTGAGCAATTTTATTATCATGTTCTGAAATGAAGCGTCCATCTTCCATACTATCCACTCCTACTCTAAACATAGCTAAAGCTTGTTTACCTAAAACTTTTCCTGACATCTTAGGAGGTTGTGTATAGCCCTGTTCATACATTAATAAAGCATGTTTTTTAGCAATCAAAATCTGCTCTGCTCTATTCACTACGATCACATCACGTCCTTTTTTCAAATATTTCATATTCATAGCTTCATAAGCAGACGTTGCTACTTTTGCCATTCCTATATTTAAAAAGGCTTCTTGTAAGCGATTTAACTCTACATCTCCTTTTTCAGCATCTTCTAAAGCACGTAATGCCATTTCCTTAGATCCACCACCACCAGGGATCACTCCAACTCCAAATTCAACTAATCCCATATACAATTCTGCATGAGCTACTACTTTATCTACATGAAGACACGTTTCGCAACCTCCTCCTAATGCCATATTATGAGGTGCAGCAATTACTGGAATTGAAGAATAGCGTAAACGCATCATCGTATCTTGGAATGATTTTACTGCAAAGTTTAATTCATCATATTCTTGCTCAACCGCCATCATAAAGATCATTCCTAAATTGGCTCCAACTGAAAAATTATCTCCTTCGTTAGCGATAACTAATCCTTTATAACTTTCTTCTGCTAAATCAATTGCTTTATTCATCGCCTGAAGTACTTCTCCTCCTAATGAATTCATTTTAGAACGGAATTCTAAATTTAAAATTCCATCTCCTAAATCGATAATATTCGCTCCTGAATTACTCCAAATCGTTTTTGCTTCACGGATATTCTCTAAAATGATAAAGTTTTCTTGTCCTGGAATTTCTACAAAGGCTTTTTTCTCTAAATTATAATAGCATTTATTTCCTGCTTCGTTTACTTGATAAAAAGAATCTACACCAGCAGCTGCCATTTCTTCAATCCATTGAGCGGGTTTAAAACCTTCAGCTTTTGACAATTCCAATCCTTTTTTCAACCCAATAGCATCCCAAATTTCAAATGGTCCATGTTTCCAACCAAATCCACCTTGCATGGCATCATCAATTTTATAATAATCATCAGAAATCTCTGGAATACGATTCGAAGCATAAGCAAATAATCCTGAAAAGGATTTTCTATAAAACTCACCTGCTTTATCTTTTCCTCCAACTAAAACTTTATAACGATCTTTAACTTCATCAATTGTTTTAGTTAATTCCAGTGTTGGGAACGAAGCTTTTTTAGAAGGTTGATATTCTAAAGTATCTAAATTTAATTCTAAGATTACTTTTTTACCTTTTTCGTCTTTCGACTTTTTATAAAATCCCTGTCCTGATTTTGATCCTAACCAACCATTATCTAATAATTTCTGAAGATAGTCTGGTAAAGCAAATGTTTCATGCATTTCATCATTTGGAGCTGCCTCATATAAACCATTTGCAACATGTACTAATGTATCCAACCCTACTACGTCTGCAGTACGGAAAGTTGCTGATTTTGGACGCCCAATCACAGGCCCTGTTAATTTATCAACTTCAGAAACTGTTAACCCTAATTCCTTTACTGAATTAAATAGGTGCATGATTCCAAAAATTCCAATACGATTTCCTATAAAAGCGGGAGTATCTTTACATAAAACAGTCGTTTTACCTAAAAACTTCGAACCGTAACTCATATGAAAATCAATCACTTCTTGAGATGTTTCTTTAGTAGGAATAATTTCCAATAACTTCAAATAACGAGCTGGGTTAAAGAAATGAGTCCCACAAAAATGCTTTTTAAAATCCTCTGAACGATCTTCAAGCATTAAATTAATAGGTATTCCTGATGTATTAGAAGAAATCAAAGTTCCTGGTTTACGGTGTTTTTCAATATTACCAAACACAAGTTTCTTGATATCTAATCGTTCTACAACTACTTCAATAATCCAATCAACTTCTTTTATTTTAGATAAATCATCTTCTAAATTCCCAACCGTAATCCGACTAGCAAATTTTTTATCATAAATAGGTGATGGATTAGATTTTAATGCTTTTTGTAAATTATCAGATGCAATTAAATTACGCACCTGTGGATGATCTAAGGTTAATCCTTGTGCTTTTTGTTTAGCTGAAGGCTCTTTTGGTAAAATATCTAGTAATAAGACTTCTACTCCAATATTAGCAAAATGGCAGGCTATACCTGTACCCATAATACCAGAACCGACTACTGCAACTTTACGAATTCTTCTCATTTTTTTGGTCGAATATTTGGTTGTTATCTATTAAATTATGAATAGTGGTTACGACTTCGAAAAAATGTTTCATTTTTTCTTCATCCACTATATCTCTTATTTTATTATTAAATGTTAGTACTGTTCCTTTTGATACTTCTCGCATTTCTTGTCCATAATCTGTCAAACAAATTAATACACTACGTCCATCTTCTGGATTTGGTTTACGAACAATTAAACCTCTTTCTTCCAGATTTTTAATCGTTCTTGACAAACTTGTTGGTTCTATTCCCATTCTAGGCCCTAAACTTGTACTAGGTGTACCTGTTTCCGGATCAATAGATAATAAAGTAAAACCTGTAACCATCGTTGAATCATATTGAGCAGCTTGTTCATTATACATTTTAAAAACAGCTAACCATGTTGAACGAAGTACATGATCTATAGTAGGAAATTGTATTTCATTATCTTCTTTTTTCATTCCTTTAATTTTATGTATCTTTAAGCAAAGATTTTCTAAAGATAAGAATAAAAAAAATATTATGCAAGCATAGTATTTTTTGTTTTATATTTTAATAAATAATTAACGTACTGAAGTAAAAAAAATATAGGCAAATAAAATACTAATTAAAAAACTAATAAGCGTAGAGGATATAAAACCTAGAAAAGCTCCAAAACCTGCTTTAATTGAAGGCCTCAAACTTTTAGAGTCCAACAAGATTTCAAAAATTACAGCTCCTAAAAAACACCCTATCAACATTCCAAATGGAGGAAAAAAAAGTAGCCCTATTATCATTCCTAATAAACAACCAGCTGCTCCATAACGTGATCCACCAAATTTATTGTTTCCCCACATTGGCACTAAATAATCAAGCAACATTGATACCAACATTATCAAACCTAATGCTACTACTGTTCCCCAGCCATATTCGCATTTCTCTGAAAATTTAAACAACACAATTCCTAAAAAAGACAAAGGAACTCCTGGCAATACAGGTAATAAAGACCCTATTATACCAAAAATAACGAATGCGCCCGAAAAAATAACTAATAACAAATCAGGATCTTCCATTACACTTTATTTAATGATTTTGTTAATCATTTTTCTCAACTCTTGTTCTTTTCTTTTTCTTTCTAATCTTTTAGGTTCTATCACTCTCGATTCACAATCTAAAATCATACAATTTTCACACGTTACTCCTACTCTATTTTCTTCAATCGATATATCTTTTGAAAATTCAATCTTTCTCTTAGAATGATTATTTAGTAAAATACCTAAATTAATACTACGCCATGAATCTTTTTTGATAGAGTCTTTTACTGCTGTTGAAAACACTAAATACGATTGTTTTTCTTCTTCATAAGAGGATATTTGTAAATCTGAAATATGGGTAATTTCTTCCGACTTTTCTTTTAATTTTTTAATATTTTTTAATGATAACCATTTTCGACAATAATGTTCATTCATCACATTGGTTACAGGCATAAATTGCTGAGAAAGATGTAATTGTTTATTTACAAAATAACTATCAGAATCGGTTTTATTTGTTATTCGTAAAAAAAACAAATCTTTAAGATTAAAATATTTGGGCAATAAGTTGGTCAATCTTTGGTAAAAAGTTTCAGGAGAATTACTGTATTTAAACATTAACTTCTCAAAACCATCTCTATTCCATTTTTCTTCATTTAGAAAAACTTTTAAGTCTTCCAATAAATCATTTCTAGATATTAATAAGGCTCCTGCAAAATACGATGCTTTAAAATTATTTAACAAAGCATCAAAACCGGTAATTTCAACCCATGGAAAAGAATACAAACGTTCCGTTATTCCCCAAAAATTAAACGCTATCTCTTTTGCAAAAATAAAGGCTTTTTGAGAATCATCTATTCTATTTGACAACCATAATGTTTTGCTTTTAGGTTTAAATATAGAGCGTATATTTTCAAGTTCTTCGTATTTATGTATTTTTTTATAATCAATAGAATAGCCATATTCTTCTACTAAAATCTCTTCCAAATACTTACTATCCAATTGTTTTTGATCAATTTGATATGCTTCTACAAAACGATCCACTTCTATCTCTATTTCATGAAAATAATTATGATGAGATTCTTGGTATGATCGTAATGCACGTAAAAAAAAGTTTTCCTTTCCTAAATTATAATCTCGAGCTATTTCAATAAGTGTTGAAATAAAAGCATTTACTTTATCAGGAGCTTCTGAAATGATATCAATTAAATCTCCTTCTCGAATACCAAATAATTCTAATGGAATTTCTTTTAAAATCTTTGATTGTAAAATATCTCCTAGAGGAGCTAAATTTTTATCTAATTTTAAAGAAACTAAATGATCATACGGAACATCTAATTTATTGGAGAGTATAATAATCTTATCTCTTTTGGGATATTTTTTCCCTTTTTCAATTTCATTTAAATATGATTTTGATAAGCCTGTCAACTTAGCTAATCCAAATAAAGATAAATTTTTTTCTAAACGTATTTGCTTCAATTTCAGTCCAAAAATCCGTTTAATATACTCTTCTTCTATCACCATTTCACAAAGATAATCATTATAGCGAAAACATACAATTAAAATTATTTTTACATTTTTAGCGAACGTTCGCTTGTTTTTTAAAAAATTTATTTTTAATATTGTACCAACATCAAACAGAAATACATCATGAACAACGCAAAAACGACTACAGAAAATCAGATCACATTCCATAATGTACATCATGATTA from Flavobacteriaceae bacterium UJ101 encodes:
- the fadA|fadI gene encoding acetyl-CoA C-acyltransferase (Involved in the degradation of long-chain fatty acids. Belongs to the thiolase family.; KEGG: gfo:GFO_1045 acetyl-CoA acyltransferase) is translated as MKTAYIVKGYRSAVAKAPKGSLRFVHPNDLAADVIKKLISELPEGFDKSKIEDVVVGNAMPEAEQGLNIARLISLMGLEIDTVPGVTVNRFCASGSEAIAIAASKVVSGMADCVLAGGVESMSSVPMTGNKPALDYTVAKSHSDYYFGMGLTAEEVAKRFNVSREDQDAFALKSHEKALKALETGRFKNQIAPIEVERTYLKGGKKVTETKVFDTDEGPRAGSSMETLAKLRPVFAAGGSVTAANSSQMSDGAAFVLVCSEEFVKEHNLKPEAKLLAYAAAGLEPKIMGMGPIYAVPKALKQAGLELKDIDLIELNEAFASQSLAVIRELGLDESKVNVNGGAIALGHPLGCTGTKLTVQLLDEMRQRGDKYGMVTMCVGTGQGAASIFELID
- the fadN gene encoding 3-hydroxyacyl-CoA dehydrogenase (Involved in the degradation of long-chain fatty acids. Belongs to the 3-hydroxyacyl-CoA dehydrogenase family.; KEGG: rxy:Rxyl_2057 3-hydroxyacyl-CoA dehydrogenase) translates to MRRIRKVAVVGSGIMGTGIACHFANIGVEVLLLDILPKEPSAKQKAQGLTLDHPQVRNLIASDNLQKALKSNPSPIYDKKFASRITVGNLEDDLSKIKEVDWIIEVVVERLDIKKLVFGNIEKHRKPGTLISSNTSGIPINLMLEDRSEDFKKHFCGTHFFNPARYLKLLEIIPTKETSQEVIDFHMSYGSKFLGKTTVLCKDTPAFIGNRIGIFGIMHLFNSVKELGLTVSEVDKLTGPVIGRPKSATFRTADVVGLDTLVHVANGLYEAAPNDEMHETFALPDYLQKLLDNGWLGSKSGQGFYKKSKDEKGKKVILELNLDTLEYQPSKKASFPTLELTKTIDEVKDRYKVLVGGKDKAGEFYRKSFSGLFAYASNRIPEISDDYYKIDDAMQGGFGWKHGPFEIWDAIGLKKGLELSKAEGFKPAQWIEEMAAAGVDSFYQVNEAGNKCYYNLEKKAFVEIPGQENFIILENIREAKTIWSNSGANIIDLGDGILNLEFRSKMNSLGGEVLQAMNKAIDLAEESYKGLVIANEGDNFSVGANLGMIFMMAVEQEYDELNFAVKSFQDTMMRLRYSSIPVIAAPHNMALGGGCETCLHVDKVVAHAELYMGLVEFGVGVIPGGGGSKEMALRALEDAEKGDVELNRLQEAFLNIGMAKVATSAYEAMNMKYLKKGRDVIVVNRAEQILIAKKHALLMYEQGYTQPPKMSGKVLGKQALAMFRVGVDSMEDGRFISEHDNKIAQKLGNVMSGGDLSEATVVSEQYLLDLERQAFVELCAEKKTLERIQHMLTKGKPLRN